In a genomic window of Nitrosarchaeum sp.:
- the eno gene encoding phosphopyruvate hydratase, whose translation MSKITSINGRIIYNSRGSKTIEVDIISENKFLGRVCAPSGASVGKYEAVSFPNEKPEESLRILNENAQKFIGLESSDLKTIHDTLRSIDQSSNYAKIGGALAFAVSIASMESASKANDTSLFQTLSSESSFKFPFPLGNILGGGAHAGPGTPDIQEILICAIGTKTIRDAIETNLAVHKELRRILEKEDPSFTNGRGDEGGWAPKLKNEKALELSAKACENLGFTLGKEVALGVDFASSTQWSEEKEKYVYERAGFVNSSEEQIEFAANIIKKYKLIYAEDAVHEEAFEDMAELTTKFPKTLVTGDDLTVTNKDILTKAINMKSCNAAILKVNQAGSLYDAFEFAKVANQNNIKLITSHRSGESTDSHIAHIGLATKSKMLKVGIVGGERVAKLNELIRLSEHDLIRGMAEI comes from the coding sequence TTGTCAAAAATAACATCCATTAATGGACGTATTATTTACAATAGTCGTGGAAGTAAAACTATCGAAGTTGATATCATATCAGAAAATAAATTTCTAGGTAGAGTTTGTGCACCTTCTGGAGCAAGTGTTGGAAAGTATGAAGCAGTAAGTTTCCCAAATGAAAAACCTGAAGAAAGCCTTAGAATATTAAATGAGAATGCTCAAAAATTTATTGGTTTAGAATCGTCAGATTTGAAGACCATACACGATACACTAAGAAGTATAGATCAATCTTCAAATTATGCAAAAATTGGAGGTGCCCTTGCATTTGCAGTAAGTATTGCTTCAATGGAATCAGCATCAAAAGCAAATGACACTTCTTTGTTTCAAACATTATCATCAGAGTCATCTTTCAAATTTCCGTTTCCTTTAGGAAATATTTTAGGAGGAGGGGCTCATGCAGGACCAGGAACTCCAGATATACAAGAAATTTTGATTTGTGCCATAGGAACAAAAACAATTAGAGATGCAATTGAAACTAATTTGGCAGTTCATAAGGAATTACGTCGTATTTTGGAAAAAGAAGATCCAAGTTTTACTAATGGACGAGGGGATGAAGGGGGATGGGCTCCAAAATTAAAAAATGAAAAAGCATTAGAACTTTCAGCAAAAGCTTGTGAGAATTTGGGATTTACATTAGGTAAAGAAGTGGCATTAGGAGTAGATTTTGCATCATCTACTCAATGGAGTGAAGAAAAAGAGAAATATGTTTATGAAAGAGCAGGATTTGTGAATTCTTCAGAAGAACAAATTGAATTTGCAGCAAATATTATTAAAAAATACAAATTAATTTATGCAGAAGATGCAGTTCATGAAGAAGCTTTTGAAGACATGGCAGAATTAACTACTAAATTTCCAAAAACATTAGTAACAGGAGATGATCTAACGGTTACAAATAAAGACATTCTAACAAAGGCAATCAACATGAAATCATGTAATGCTGCAATCCTAAAAGTCAATCAGGCAGGTAGTCTTTATGATGCATTTGAATTTGCCAAAGTAGCTAACCAAAATAATATAAAATTAATCACATCACATAGATCTGGAGAATCTACAGATTCGCATATTGCCCACATAGGATTAGCAACAAAGTCAAAAATGCTCAAAGTTGGCATAGTAGGTGGAGAAAGAGTCGCAAA
- a CDS encoding DNA-directed RNA polymerase subunit N encodes MLIPVRCFTCGNLIADKYEDYQNKVRSGEDPAKGLDSLGINRYCCRRMLLTTVETIQQVIPFYEAIQRRHQEVQSELE; translated from the coding sequence ATGTTAATTCCTGTTCGATGTTTTACCTGTGGAAATTTAATTGCTGATAAGTATGAAGATTATCAAAATAAAGTAAGATCTGGAGAAGATCCAGCTAAAGGACTAGATTCTTTGGGAATTAACAGATATTGTTGTAGAAGAATGCTTTTGACTACAGTGGAAACTATTCAACAGGTTATTCCATTTTATGAAGCAATCCAAAGAAGACACCAAGAAGTCCAATCAGAATTAGAATAG
- a CDS encoding RNA-binding protein → MTLKKVKPSLNKIAKSLTEIQDAREFLLKNTREIIIISSRSIISSHKGDIKTAKNDLKQADVLLKKYKKKTTPDLRKYMITPEQEFVEAASLIAIIEKKEIPSEKELGVMPESYVLGLMDCIGELKRMIFDKIRIGDIDEATRIFEVMENLYLNLYPFSMYDKVVKEARRKIDVDRILIDDVRGAITEEKRRSDLITALNKLQK, encoded by the coding sequence ATGACATTAAAGAAAGTAAAACCATCTTTAAATAAAATTGCAAAATCTTTAACAGAAATTCAGGATGCCAGAGAATTTTTATTAAAAAATACAAGAGAAATAATAATTATTTCTAGCAGATCAATCATATCATCCCACAAGGGAGATATTAAAACAGCAAAAAATGATCTTAAACAGGCAGATGTTTTGTTAAAAAAATATAAGAAAAAAACTACACCTGATCTTCGAAAATACATGATTACGCCTGAACAAGAATTTGTCGAGGCTGCATCATTAATAGCCATAATTGAAAAAAAAGAAATTCCTTCAGAAAAAGAATTAGGAGTAATGCCAGAATCATATGTTTTAGGATTAATGGATTGCATAGGAGAATTAAAAAGAATGATTTTCGATAAAATCAGGATTGGGGATATTGATGAGGCAACAAGAATTTTTGAAGTGATGGAAAATCTGTATTTGAATTTGTATCCATTTTCAATGTATGATAAAGTGGTAAAAGAAGCTAGAAGAAAAATAGACGTAGATCGTATTTTAATTGATGATGTAAGAGGTGCGATTACTGAAGAGAAAAGACGTTCAGATCTGATTACAGCATTAAACAAACTTCAAAAATAG
- a CDS encoding NAD(P)H-hydrate epimerase, with amino-acid sequence MEITVDQMYQIENNGHAMGFLKKFMMENAGAAAVRRLVEKFGDVTSKNILIFVGMGNNGGDGLVMARHLSGYGSIVTVQLLGSPDKIKTEESSWNWSILKKMPSVKLLSGDNLRFDFIPDVIIDAILGTGISGEIREPYVSAINYINNSTCFKFAVDVPSGLDPQTGETANIFVKSDMTVTFHKMKQGIPKRKDLTGELYAEKIGIPPEAEEGVL; translated from the coding sequence ATGGAGATAACTGTAGATCAAATGTATCAAATAGAAAATAATGGTCATGCTATGGGTTTTTTAAAAAAATTTATGATGGAAAATGCAGGAGCTGCAGCTGTACGACGATTAGTTGAAAAATTTGGAGATGTCACTTCAAAAAATATTTTGATTTTTGTGGGTATGGGTAATAATGGCGGTGATGGTCTAGTTATGGCAAGACATCTATCTGGATATGGATCTATAGTGACAGTACAACTTTTAGGATCTCCTGATAAAATAAAAACTGAAGAAAGTTCTTGGAATTGGTCCATTTTAAAGAAAATGCCTTCTGTAAAATTACTTAGCGGTGATAATTTACGCTTTGATTTTATTCCAGATGTAATTATTGATGCAATACTAGGTACTGGAATATCTGGTGAAATTAGAGAACCATATGTATCTGCAATTAATTACATTAACAATTCTACTTGCTTCAAGTTTGCAGTCGATGTTCCATCTGGGTTGGATCCACAAACCGGAGAAACCGCAAATATTTTTGTAAAATCTGACATGACAGTAACATTTCATAAAATGAAACAGGGTATACCAAAAAGAAAAGATTTGACTGGTGAATTATATGCAGAAAAGATAGGAATTCCTCCAGAGGCTGAAGAGGGAGTATTATGA
- a CDS encoding hydroxyacylglutathione hydrolase family protein — protein MKVHQIQVGNMQNFTYVVEDEETDQAIVIDPSWDLEQIEQIIQRNNLKIKYIVNTHHHFDHTLGNEGIVKLTNAKIIQHEKSELKHDIAVKDGDVIEFGNSKLTVLHTPGHSKDSMCLIGDGNFFSGDTLFVGNCGRIDLPGGSAKELYHSLFDVLYSLNDDLILYCGHNYGNSLTSTIGKEKLTNFVMQKRTEQEFLDMMGQ, from the coding sequence ATGAAAGTACATCAAATTCAAGTTGGGAACATGCAGAATTTTACTTATGTCGTAGAGGATGAAGAGACGGATCAAGCTATAGTGATTGACCCTTCTTGGGATCTTGAACAAATTGAACAAATCATTCAACGAAATAATTTAAAAATAAAATATATCGTAAACACTCATCATCATTTTGATCATACGCTAGGAAATGAGGGTATAGTGAAATTAACAAATGCAAAAATAATTCAGCATGAAAAATCAGAATTAAAACATGATATTGCTGTAAAAGATGGCGATGTAATTGAATTTGGGAATTCAAAGTTGACTGTTTTACACACTCCCGGTCATTCAAAGGATAGTATGTGTTTAATTGGAGATGGAAATTTTTTTTCTGGCGATACTCTATTCGTAGGAAATTGTGGACGAATAGACCTACCTGGCGGTAGTGCCAAAGAATTGTATCATAGCCTTTTTGATGTTCTTTATTCGTTAAATGACGATCTAATCCTTTACTGTGGACATAATTATGGAAATTCTTTGACATCTACTATTGGAAAAGAAAAGTTGACTAATTTTGTCATGCAAAAACGAACTGAACAAGAGTTTCTTGACATGATGGGACAATGA
- the cobT gene encoding nicotinate mononucleotide-dependent phosphoribosyltransferase CobT gives MSYLDDFEFFGNVHKAQNFVDDVKSGNFLFSLAISYTETCEIPGITFAGADKDSIKFTPPADAEYLYYGYCKTIDKIPMTPDGKPTPGLLTKTALESCSIPHIVINAGSKISPQLPFIQTGLLHGQNISVESAMSDSQVSQAVDYGRMVGRTLASMTDCLIIGESIPGGTTTALAVLRGLGFKANVSSSIPNNPVELKNQIVNTALERITSNNPYNVISEVGDPMIAFVTGMLSSASEVTKVMLAGGTQMTAVLAFASKIGFNEQNTAIGTTSYITDDESANFKSLVSEIADIPAISVNPGLAHSKFSGLKAFSQGFAKEGVGAGGSMIASMIKTGNNAANFLPLAEKEYHRLFTSL, from the coding sequence ATGAGCTATTTAGATGATTTTGAATTTTTTGGTAATGTCCACAAAGCCCAAAATTTTGTTGATGATGTTAAATCTGGAAATTTTTTGTTCTCACTTGCAATATCTTATACTGAGACTTGTGAAATCCCCGGCATAACATTTGCTGGTGCTGATAAAGATTCAATAAAATTTACTCCTCCGGCAGACGCAGAATATCTTTACTATGGTTATTGTAAAACTATTGATAAAATTCCAATGACGCCTGATGGTAAACCTACTCCTGGTTTACTTACTAAAACAGCATTGGAATCATGTAGCATTCCACATATAGTAATTAATGCTGGAAGTAAGATTTCTCCTCAGCTACCTTTCATACAAACCGGTTTGTTACATGGACAAAATATTTCAGTTGAATCTGCAATGAGCGATTCTCAAGTATCTCAAGCAGTAGATTATGGCAGAATGGTGGGAAGAACTCTTGCTTCAATGACTGATTGTTTGATTATAGGCGAAAGTATTCCGGGTGGTACAACCACTGCACTTGCTGTATTACGTGGATTAGGATTCAAAGCGAATGTGAGTTCTAGTATCCCAAATAATCCTGTAGAACTAAAAAATCAAATTGTAAATACTGCATTAGAAAGAATAACTTCAAACAATCCCTATAATGTAATCTCTGAAGTTGGTGATCCTATGATTGCTTTTGTAACTGGTATGTTAAGCTCAGCATCTGAAGTGACAAAAGTAATGTTGGCGGGTGGTACACAAATGACTGCTGTATTGGCATTTGCCTCAAAAATTGGTTTCAATGAACAAAACACTGCTATTGGAACTACTTCCTATATCACTGATGATGAAAGTGCAAATTTTAAATCACTTGTTTCAGAGATTGCTGATATTCCAGCAATCTCTGTAAATCCTGGACTTGCACATTCAAAGTTTTCTGGACTAAAAGCATTCTCACAGGGATTTGCAAAGGAAGGAGTTGGTGCAGGCGGTAGTATGATTGCATCAATGATCAAAACTGGAAACAACGCAGCTAATTTTTTACCATTAGCCGAAAAAGAGTACCATAGACTTTTTACTTCACTGTAA
- the glmS gene encoding glutamine--fructose-6-phosphate transaminase (isomerizing) has translation MCSIIGYYGNEIAAPIIVKGLRRMEYRGYDSVGVATESNSQIELKKGTGKVEEVNSKIQLDSLPGKIGIGHTRWATHGKVTDVNAHPHPSNSGKLAIVHNGIIENFEELKKQLEKEGYIFKSETDSEVIANLLQKNYEKIKNVKDAIIKTVSELKGNYAFVAMFENGQMAAARFHEPLIVGIGKNSYFLSSDVLGFIEQTDNAIYIENGNFVLIEKDKLEIFDFNGNIVKQQITKVSKEFADAYKGDYAHFTLKEISEQPDIIFKSGENTKNAIKNAGNHIKNSNNIYITGSGTSYNAALIAKQILAKYAKIKVDTIISSELQFSSHIIEPESTLIAISQSGESADVLEAVNIAKKEKCKIISIVNSLTSSLARESDFIIGMNCGPEIGVAATKSFTSQIIVIYKLVEVICNGSFVIDYKEISNAISKILENHAQVRNIAKEIKEISDIYVLGRGVHYPIAIESALKLKELTYIHAEGIAGGELKHGPLALMDSNVFVIIINPKDSTYSDTLTSAREIKARGAKIIGISDEKSDVYDYWIEIPKTSELAYPISETIPIQLLSYYAAIEKDTDPDYPRNLAKSVTVK, from the coding sequence ATGTGTTCAATTATTGGGTATTATGGAAATGAAATAGCTGCGCCCATAATAGTCAAAGGATTAAGGAGGATGGAATATAGGGGATATGATAGTGTAGGAGTTGCAACTGAATCAAATAGTCAAATTGAATTAAAAAAAGGAACTGGAAAAGTAGAGGAGGTAAATTCCAAGATTCAACTTGATTCATTACCTGGAAAAATTGGAATAGGCCATACTAGATGGGCAACTCATGGAAAAGTTACAGATGTCAATGCACACCCACATCCTAGCAATTCTGGAAAATTAGCAATAGTACACAATGGAATTATAGAAAATTTTGAAGAATTAAAAAAACAATTAGAAAAAGAGGGATATATTTTCAAAAGCGAAACAGATAGCGAAGTAATAGCGAATCTTCTTCAAAAAAATTATGAGAAGATCAAGAATGTCAAAGATGCAATAATCAAAACAGTATCAGAGTTGAAGGGGAATTATGCATTTGTTGCAATGTTTGAGAATGGTCAAATGGCTGCTGCGAGGTTTCATGAACCGTTAATTGTAGGAATCGGAAAAAACAGCTATTTTCTATCAAGTGATGTTTTAGGATTCATTGAACAAACAGATAATGCAATATACATTGAAAATGGAAATTTTGTTTTAATTGAAAAAGATAAATTGGAAATTTTTGATTTTAATGGAAATATTGTAAAACAACAGATTACTAAAGTATCAAAAGAATTTGCTGATGCATACAAAGGAGATTATGCACATTTTACATTAAAAGAAATTTCAGAACAACCAGACATCATATTCAAATCAGGAGAGAATACTAAAAATGCTATAAAAAATGCAGGAAATCATATTAAAAATTCAAATAATATCTACATAACAGGAAGTGGAACTAGTTATAATGCAGCGCTAATAGCAAAACAAATTTTAGCAAAATATGCAAAAATTAAGGTAGACACCATAATTTCAAGTGAATTACAATTTTCATCTCATATAATTGAACCAGAGTCAACATTAATTGCAATTTCTCAAAGTGGTGAAAGTGCAGATGTGTTAGAAGCTGTAAATATTGCTAAAAAAGAGAAATGCAAGATTATATCTATAGTAAATTCGCTTACATCATCTTTGGCAAGAGAATCAGATTTTATTATTGGTATGAATTGTGGTCCAGAGATAGGAGTTGCTGCAACAAAAAGCTTCACATCACAAATTATTGTAATATACAAATTAGTAGAAGTGATTTGTAATGGAAGTTTTGTTATCGACTATAAAGAAATCTCAAATGCAATTTCAAAGATTCTTGAAAATCATGCTCAAGTAAGAAACATTGCTAAGGAAATTAAAGAAATATCAGATATTTACGTTCTAGGTAGAGGAGTTCATTATCCAATAGCCATAGAATCAGCTTTGAAGTTAAAAGAACTTACATACATTCATGCAGAAGGAATTGCCGGAGGGGAATTAAAACACGGACCTCTGGCACTTATGGATTCCAATGTTTTTGTGATAATAATCAATCCAAAGGATTCCACATATTCTGATACATTAACTAGTGCTAGAGAAATTAAAGCACGAGGTGCAAAGATTATCGGTATATCAGATGAAAAAAGTGATGTGTATGATTATTGGATAGAAATTCCAAAAACTAGTGAATTGGCTTATCCAATTTCGGAAACAATTCCAATACAATTGTTATCATATTATGCTGCAATTGAAAAAGATACGGACCCAGATTATCCAAGAAATTTGGCTAAATCAGTTACAGTGAAGTAA
- a CDS encoding 30S ribosomal protein S4 encodes MGDPKYPRRMWRKPKRPLNYELKMDELKTLGTFGLRSKRELWKAHTELSRVRHQARSLLALRQEIRLEKEPILMKSLSRIGLVSNESTLDDVLNLQVNDLLSRRLQTIVTRKFGFKTPYQARQAVIHGHIMIGDRKVDIPSYIVTLEEEKNIHFSPESNIPSMLESTKKPETTQEVNSDIDAIKESEDAVENSSTK; translated from the coding sequence ATGGGAGATCCTAAATATCCAAGACGTATGTGGCGAAAACCAAAAAGACCACTAAATTACGAATTAAAAATGGATGAATTAAAAACTCTTGGAACTTTTGGTTTAAGATCAAAAAGAGAATTATGGAAAGCTCATACAGAGTTATCCCGAGTTAGACATCAAGCAAGATCACTACTTGCATTAAGACAAGAAATTAGATTAGAAAAAGAACCAATTTTGATGAAATCATTATCAAGAATTGGATTAGTTAGTAATGAATCAACATTAGATGATGTGTTGAATCTCCAAGTTAACGATTTACTTTCGCGTAGACTACAAACAATTGTAACAAGAAAATTTGGATTTAAAACACCTTATCAAGCAAGACAAGCAGTAATTCATGGACACATAATGATCGGAGATAGAAAGGTAGACATCCCATCATATATTGTAACACTTGAAGAGGAAAAGAATATTCACTTTTCACCTGAATCTAACATTCCAAGTATGCTAGAAAGTACTAAAAAACCAGAAACAACCCAAGAAGTTAATTCGGACATAGATGCAATCAAAGAATCTGAAGATGCCGTAGAAAATTCTTCAACCAAATAA
- a CDS encoding 30S ribosomal protein S13: MSTQEYRHIVRIVGNDIPGAKKAIVGLTQIKGIGYNFATAILDTLKINTNTNIGFLSEANVESIEKLITNPIAGNFPAWFLNRRKDIETGANMHLLTSDIPFTLRNDIERERITNSWRGYRHMYGLKVRGQCTRTTGRKGGAVGVAKAGKAAPAAAAAAAPAAAAPAAGATATAKPAAAKPAEEKKAAPAEKKK; encoded by the coding sequence TTGAGTACTCAAGAATATAGACACATTGTTAGGATTGTAGGGAATGACATTCCAGGAGCTAAAAAGGCTATTGTCGGATTAACCCAGATTAAAGGAATTGGATATAATTTTGCTACTGCAATTTTAGATACTTTAAAAATTAACACTAATACAAACATCGGTTTTCTATCTGAAGCCAATGTTGAATCAATTGAAAAATTAATTACTAATCCCATAGCAGGAAATTTTCCAGCATGGTTTCTTAACAGAAGAAAAGATATCGAAACTGGAGCAAATATGCATCTGTTAACATCAGATATTCCTTTTACATTAAGAAATGATATTGAAAGAGAAAGGATCACAAACAGTTGGAGAGGTTATCGTCACATGTATGGATTAAAAGTTAGAGGACAATGTACGAGAACTACAGGTAGAAAAGGAGGAGCTGTTGGAGTTGCAAAAGCTGGTAAAGCAGCACCTGCAGCAGCAGCCGCAGCAGCACCTGCAGCAGCAGCACCTGCAGCTGGTGCAACAGCAACAGCAAAACCTGCAGCAGCTAAACCAGCTGAAGAAAAGAAAGCGGCACCTGCGGAGAAAAAGAAATAG
- a CDS encoding multicopper oxidase domain-containing protein produces MFLVIFVIFVISIIMIFPAISEAQSEQKTFVTHSGAVVKTSGEVLDPLYTVSSVEFDPDEYLRNFEYGRLSVSETGQTIRDYTIIAEDDKIQEISPGIFYNVWTFNGTVPGPTIRATEGDLVRVHFINNGSKEHTIHFHGIHPAGMDGVFEPVGGNGGQFIYEFEAGPVGVHPYHCHVMPLEEHIVHGLYGVFIVDPKEKRSPADEMVMVLNGLDTDFDTENNFYAVNTIPFYYQHHPIQINTNELIRVYVVNMVEFDPINNLHLHGNLYKYYPTGTDLVPSFYTDMITLSQTERGIMEFEYEYPGKYLFHAHKVEFSEKGWVGIFLVNDNPDKNSQKVEYGT; encoded by the coding sequence ATGTTCCTGGTAATTTTTGTAATTTTTGTAATTTCAATAATAATGATTTTTCCAGCAATATCTGAGGCTCAGTCCGAGCAAAAAACATTTGTTACTCATTCTGGTGCAGTTGTAAAGACATCTGGTGAAGTACTTGATCCACTTTACACTGTATCCTCTGTAGAGTTTGATCCAGATGAATATTTAAGAAATTTTGAGTATGGAAGATTATCTGTATCTGAAACTGGACAAACAATCCGTGATTATACAATAATCGCAGAGGATGATAAGATTCAAGAAATTTCTCCTGGAATATTTTACAATGTTTGGACTTTTAATGGAACTGTTCCTGGTCCTACAATAAGAGCTACTGAAGGTGACCTTGTTAGAGTTCATTTCATAAATAATGGTTCAAAAGAACATACTATTCATTTTCATGGAATTCATCCAGCTGGAATGGACGGTGTTTTTGAACCTGTAGGTGGTAATGGCGGCCAATTTATTTATGAATTTGAAGCTGGTCCTGTTGGTGTCCATCCTTATCATTGTCATGTAATGCCGCTTGAAGAACACATAGTTCATGGTCTTTATGGTGTCTTCATTGTTGATCCTAAGGAAAAACGTTCACCTGCTGACGAAATGGTGATGGTCTTAAATGGATTAGATACTGATTTTGACACTGAAAATAATTTTTATGCCGTAAATACCATTCCATTTTACTATCAACATCATCCAATCCAGATTAACACCAACGAGTTGATTCGAGTTTATGTTGTTAATATGGTGGAATTTGATCCAATAAACAATTTACATCTTCATGGTAATTTGTATAAGTATTATCCAACAGGAACTGATCTTGTTCCATCATTTTACACTGACATGATAACATTATCACAAACTGAACGTGGCATTATGGAATTTGAATATGAATATCCTGGAAAATATCTATTTCATGCTCATAAGGTAGAGTTCTCTGAAAAAGGATGGGTTGGAATATTTCTTGTAAATGATAATCCTGACAAGAATTCTCAGAAGGTAGAATATGGAACTTAG
- a CDS encoding ZIP family metal transporter, whose translation MELSDNSSKVKIIASGLIPFVFVILMMAYIFGPGADLLDLGVPLPEITIEKVDFHDSEIRATVRNTGPIPVEIAMADVNDRIQPAAVEPDRFLERFESALVRIPFEWNEAEPYIIGITIGDGTRFEKEIDAAALALEPTIDLAIFFAIIGTYVGIIPIMIGLLWLPFIKKISKQKFHFFLALTAGLLFFLAIDSIEEAVEVSNESLAGSFNGILLIATVIVLSFLGLFYSGNKLVSRANSSKLAKPVAIALMISIGIGLHNFGEGLAIGASVGLGSVAFSTFLIVGFALHNTTEGIAIAAPMSRGKLMIGKLATMGMIAGTPAIFGAWLGGFVYSPFTSIIFLSIGAGAIFQVIIVILKWIRDEGDSTLSSASVAFGFAMGMLVMYLTSILI comes from the coding sequence ATGGAACTTAGTGATAATTCATCTAAAGTCAAGATTATTGCTAGTGGCTTAATTCCATTTGTATTTGTAATCCTTATGATGGCCTATATTTTCGGACCTGGTGCTGATTTGTTAGATTTAGGAGTACCATTACCTGAAATAACTATTGAAAAAGTAGATTTTCATGATTCTGAAATTCGAGCAACCGTAAGAAACACTGGACCAATTCCAGTTGAGATCGCAATGGCAGATGTTAATGATAGAATTCAACCTGCTGCAGTAGAACCAGATAGGTTTCTTGAACGATTCGAGTCAGCTTTGGTTAGAATTCCATTTGAATGGAATGAGGCTGAACCATACATCATTGGAATTACTATAGGTGATGGAACACGATTTGAAAAAGAGATAGACGCAGCCGCTCTTGCCCTAGAACCAACTATAGATCTTGCAATATTTTTTGCAATAATTGGAACTTATGTTGGAATAATTCCTATTATGATAGGACTACTCTGGCTTCCTTTTATTAAGAAAATTAGCAAACAAAAATTTCATTTCTTTTTGGCATTAACTGCAGGATTGTTATTTTTCTTGGCAATTGATTCAATTGAAGAAGCTGTAGAAGTATCAAATGAAAGTCTAGCTGGAAGCTTCAATGGAATTTTGCTCATTGCAACAGTAATTGTATTATCTTTTCTAGGATTATTTTATTCAGGAAACAAACTTGTTTCAAGAGCTAACTCTTCCAAGCTTGCAAAACCTGTTGCAATTGCACTAATGATATCAATTGGAATTGGACTGCACAATTTTGGAGAAGGACTAGCAATTGGTGCATCTGTCGGTTTAGGTTCCGTTGCATTTAGTACATTTTTGATTGTTGGTTTTGCTTTGCACAATACTACTGAAGGAATTGCAATTGCAGCGCCAATGTCTAGAGGAAAATTAATGATTGGAAAACTAGCCACCATGGGAATGATTGCAGGTACTCCAGCTATTTTTGGTGCATGGCTTGGTGGCTTTGTATATTCTCCATTTACATCCATAATCTTTCTTTCAATAGGTGCAGGTGCAATATTTCAAGTAATTATTGTGATTTTGAAATGGATTAGAGATGAGGGGGATAGTACTCTTTCTAGTGCTTCTGTAGCCTTTGGATTTGCCATGGGTATGCTAGTTATGTACCTGACAAGCATCTTAATCTAA